A part of Gemmatimonadota bacterium genomic DNA contains:
- the menC gene encoding o-succinylbenzoate synthase — protein MKIDAAEIRYVELPLISPWRTAYGEDATIHSVMVKLSGGGTAAWGEATPFYAPTYSAESARSVYETAREFFLPYLVGEQIETAAELMAQIAVFKGNPFAKAAVETAWWALDSKLKGIPLWQSLGAIDPTVACGADFGVQDTIDELLSLIQGAVDVGYPRIKLKVRHGWDIEMLKAVRSAFPDPVIHVDCNSGYDLNADFDTLKGFDQFNLAMIEQPLDHLDLIEHAELQSQIETPVCLDESVKRPRDFELALKIGACRVINVKPGRVGGLLNAVQIHDMARDAGIDAWVGGMLESGVGAGICAALGTLSGFNYPADVFPSRKFYVEDITDRWIEQDENCNVVLDETPGVGFDPVPERLEKVTVMKAVVEA, from the coding sequence GTGAAAATTGATGCTGCGGAAATTCGATATGTCGAGTTGCCACTGATTTCGCCGTGGCGTACGGCTTATGGCGAGGATGCGACGATTCATTCGGTGATGGTTAAACTCTCGGGGGGAGGAACCGCTGCCTGGGGTGAGGCTACGCCATTTTATGCGCCGACTTATTCGGCCGAGTCAGCCCGATCTGTTTATGAGACGGCGCGGGAATTTTTTTTGCCATATCTGGTGGGAGAGCAGATAGAGACGGCGGCGGAACTGATGGCGCAGATTGCGGTGTTTAAGGGCAATCCTTTTGCCAAAGCGGCTGTGGAAACCGCGTGGTGGGCATTGGATAGCAAGTTGAAGGGCATACCGCTCTGGCAGTCACTGGGTGCAATTGATCCGACAGTGGCATGTGGTGCTGATTTTGGTGTGCAGGATACGATTGATGAGCTTTTATCGCTGATTCAGGGGGCAGTAGATGTGGGATATCCGCGTATCAAATTGAAGGTACGACACGGATGGGATATCGAGATGCTCAAAGCCGTGCGTTCGGCTTTTCCCGATCCCGTTATTCATGTGGATTGCAACTCGGGATATGATTTGAATGCGGATTTTGATACGCTCAAGGGATTTGATCAGTTCAATTTGGCGATGATTGAACAGCCATTGGATCATTTAGATTTGATTGAACACGCAGAGTTGCAAAGCCAAATTGAGACGCCAGTGTGTTTGGATGAGTCGGTTAAACGCCCGCGGGATTTTGAACTCGCCCTGAAAATTGGCGCATGTCGCGTGATCAATGTAAAACCGGGGCGTGTGGGAGGTTTGTTAAATGCCGTGCAAATTCACGATATGGCGCGCGATGCGGGTATAGATGCGTGGGTGGGCGGGATGTTAGAGAGTGGAGTTGGCGCCGGGATTTGTGCGGCGTTGGGTACGTTGTCGGGATTTAACTATCCGGCCGATGTGTTTCCATCTCGCAAGTTCTATGTTGAGGATATTACAGATCGGTGGATTGAGCAGGATGAGAATTGCAATGTGGTACTGGATGAGACGCCCGGTGTTGGGTTTGATCCAGTTCCCGAGCGTCTGGAGAAGGTGACGGTTATGAAGGCGGTTGTAGAAGCGTAA
- a CDS encoding thioredoxin domain-containing protein: MDERRDTNRLIHETSPYLLQHAHNPVAWFPWGEEAFEKAVAEDKPIFLSVGYAACHWCHVMAHECFENETIAQIMNAHFVNVKVDREERPDVDEIYMNAVQVMTGSGGWPMSVFLTPQGVPFYGGTYFPPESRHNIPGFPQVLESVARHYREKGDNVADVANRLHEHLRAMARIDALADDLSEADFDGAFQKSRSNFDFQNGGFGTQPKFPNSMNLDVFLRTHLRTGNDEALAMVTLTLEKMARGGIYDQLGGGFHRYSVDRYWLVPHFEKMLYDNALLAQLYTQTYQVTRQPLFARIARSILDYTRREMTAPEGGFYSTQDADSEGEEGKFFVWTPQEVVDLLGEEDGAVFCRYFDVTERGNFEGKNILNIPHVYEVDEDAIARGCAILFKVREERVKPGRDEKIQVSWNGLMISAFAQAYRAFGDPVYLDSASDAAQFILDNMCTGRGFLLHTCKDGQARFNAYQDDYACLIVGLVDLYEASFEPSYLIAARDFMEVMIDQFWDDEDGGFFYTGKDHEELIVRSKNPFDNATPSGNSMGAMALLRLGTLLEREDWRDMAARILHLFGRHIREVPSGFGNMICALDLYLQGAVEVAVLGDRDREDTVALLNVVNKTWRPNVVLCGGSDPVSDAVPLLKNRGMIDGRATAYVCRNFVCSEPVTDAEALEKLLDEVGSGY, translated from the coding sequence ATGGACGAAAGAAGAGATACCAATCGATTAATCCACGAGACCAGTCCGTATTTATTGCAGCATGCGCACAATCCCGTTGCGTGGTTTCCGTGGGGAGAAGAGGCATTTGAAAAGGCCGTTGCCGAAGACAAGCCCATTTTTTTGAGCGTGGGATATGCAGCCTGTCACTGGTGCCATGTGATGGCACACGAGTGTTTTGAAAACGAGACAATCGCGCAGATTATGAACGCGCATTTTGTCAATGTGAAGGTCGATCGCGAAGAACGCCCCGATGTCGATGAAATTTATATGAATGCGGTACAGGTTATGACTGGATCTGGCGGATGGCCTATGAGTGTGTTTTTGACGCCGCAGGGCGTTCCGTTTTACGGAGGCACGTATTTTCCGCCTGAGAGCAGGCACAACATACCGGGCTTTCCCCAGGTTCTGGAATCCGTTGCCAGACATTATCGGGAAAAAGGTGATAACGTCGCAGATGTGGCGAATCGATTGCACGAGCACTTGCGGGCGATGGCGCGTATTGATGCGTTGGCAGATGATTTGAGTGAGGCGGATTTTGACGGTGCATTTCAGAAGAGCAGATCGAATTTTGATTTTCAAAATGGCGGGTTTGGCACACAGCCCAAGTTCCCAAATTCGATGAATCTCGATGTGTTTTTGCGAACCCATTTGCGTACGGGGAATGACGAGGCACTCGCGATGGTGACTTTGACGCTGGAAAAAATGGCGCGCGGGGGCATTTACGATCAGCTCGGCGGGGGATTTCACCGCTACTCTGTGGATCGCTACTGGCTCGTGCCCCATTTTGAAAAGATGCTGTATGACAATGCACTGCTCGCACAGCTTTATACGCAGACTTATCAGGTGACGAGGCAGCCGCTTTTTGCGCGTATCGCCAGGTCAATTCTGGATTATACGCGCCGAGAGATGACCGCGCCAGAAGGCGGTTTTTATTCGACGCAAGATGCCGATAGCGAGGGGGAAGAGGGCAAGTTTTTTGTGTGGACGCCGCAGGAGGTGGTGGATCTATTGGGAGAAGAAGACGGTGCGGTATTTTGTCGGTATTTCGATGTGACGGAGCGGGGCAATTTTGAGGGTAAAAATATTCTGAATATTCCGCATGTTTATGAGGTTGATGAAGATGCGATAGCACGCGGATGTGCAATTTTATTTAAAGTACGAGAAGAGCGTGTAAAACCCGGGCGCGATGAAAAAATTCAGGTGAGTTGGAATGGGCTGATGATTTCGGCTTTTGCACAGGCGTATCGGGCGTTTGGCGATCCCGTTTATCTGGATAGCGCATCAGATGCGGCTCAATTTATCCTGGATAATATGTGTACGGGTCGCGGGTTTTTGTTGCATACCTGTAAAGATGGACAGGCGCGTTTCAATGCCTATCAGGATGATTATGCCTGTTTGATCGTCGGGTTAGTCGATCTGTACGAGGCGAGTTTTGAGCCTTCTTATCTCATTGCTGCCCGCGATTTTATGGAGGTGATGATCGATCAGTTCTGGGATGATGAAGATGGCGGGTTTTTCTATACGGGAAAAGATCACGAGGAGCTGATTGTGCGGTCAAAAAATCCCTTTGACAATGCCACGCCGTCTGGTAATTCGATGGGGGCGATGGCACTGCTGCGATTGGGAACCCTGCTGGAGCGCGAAGATTGGCGGGATATGGCCGCCCGTATTTTGCATCTTTTTGGCAGGCATATTCGGGAGGTGCCTTCGGGTTTTGGCAATATGATTTGTGCCCTGGATCTCTATTTGCAAGGGGCAGTTGAAGTCGCTGTTTTGGGGGATCGAGATAGAGAGGATACGGTTGCACTGCTCAATGTGGTGAATAAAACATGGCGACCCAATGTGGTTTTGTGCGGGGGAAGTGATCCCGTGTCTGACGCTGTTCCGCTTTTGAAAAATCGCGGCATGATCGACGGACGCGCCACGGCTTATGTCTGTCGCAATTTTGTATGTTCTGAACCCGTTACAGATGCCGAGGCACTGGAAAAATTACTGGATGAAGTTGGTTCGGGATACTAA
- a CDS encoding transglutaminase family protein, whose product MNYRITHQSHYEYAETVSLSHNQARLNPRSFFNQTCLNSHITINPQPAFFRERKDFFGNRTAYFSIEQSHNILSVTAESDVHIVSQTQLTSDMPWETVCHILKTTTDPDLLSVRQFVLDSPKATTVPELIKYAEPSFSKDRPFIEAVSDLTQRIYSDFEYVPGFTTISTPLSDVFKHRKGVCQDFAHLAIGCLRAMGLAARYISGYLETLPSPDTEHLIGADASHAWFSVYLPNHGWIDFDPTNNLIPGDDRHITLAWGRDFADVTPLKGVVLGGGQHALTVSVTVEPIEGKFTLLQPPS is encoded by the coding sequence ATGAATTATCGCATCACACACCAGAGCCACTACGAATATGCAGAGACCGTGAGCCTGTCTCACAATCAAGCCCGCTTGAATCCGCGCAGTTTTTTTAATCAGACCTGCTTGAATAGCCACATCACCATCAATCCACAGCCAGCATTTTTTCGCGAGCGAAAAGATTTTTTTGGCAATCGCACCGCCTATTTTTCCATCGAGCAGTCCCACAATATCCTCTCAGTCACAGCCGAAAGCGATGTGCATATCGTATCGCAAACCCAATTGACCAGCGATATGCCCTGGGAAACCGTGTGTCACATCCTCAAAACCACTACCGATCCCGACCTTCTTTCAGTGCGCCAATTTGTACTGGATTCTCCCAAAGCCACTACCGTCCCCGAGTTGATAAAATATGCAGAACCGTCATTTTCTAAAGACCGTCCCTTTATAGAAGCGGTTAGCGACCTCACCCAACGCATCTACAGCGACTTTGAATACGTACCCGGATTCACCACCATATCCACGCCATTATCCGATGTGTTCAAACACCGCAAAGGCGTGTGTCAGGACTTTGCCCACCTGGCTATCGGTTGCCTCCGCGCTATGGGTCTGGCCGCGCGCTATATCAGCGGCTATCTCGAAACCTTGCCCTCTCCCGACACAGAACACCTGATTGGCGCGGATGCCTCCCACGCCTGGTTCTCTGTGTACCTGCCCAATCACGGCTGGATCGACTTTGATCCGACCAACAACCTCATACCCGGTGATGACCGGCACATCACCTTAGCCTGGGGCCGAGACTTTGCCGACGTCACCCCTCTCAAAGGCGTAGTCCTGGGCGGTGGTCAACACGCGCTCACCGTATCCGTCACCGTAGAACCGATAGAGGGGAAATTTACGCTTCTACAACCGCCTTCATAA
- a CDS encoding NAD(P)/FAD-dependent oxidoreductase, with amino-acid sequence MADVLIIGDGPAGLSAALFLAKNGQNVTVFGQDGTPMHKAMLYNYLGIPEMTGSEFQRVGRAQVQNLGGEIEDVEVTDAEKTDAGFAVTTADGGRREGKYLILATGTNTKLAEGLSLAKENKGIVADGDGRTSVEGLFAVGWNTRLIRTQAIISAGQGAATALEILSLEAGEDFHDFDVVE; translated from the coding sequence ATGGCAGATGTTTTGATTATAGGCGATGGACCTGCGGGATTGAGTGCCGCGCTGTTTTTGGCGAAGAATGGTCAGAATGTGACGGTGTTTGGGCAAGATGGGACGCCGATGCACAAGGCGATGCTCTACAATTATCTGGGCATTCCCGAGATGACGGGGAGTGAGTTTCAGCGGGTAGGGCGCGCGCAGGTCCAGAATTTGGGTGGCGAAATTGAGGATGTAGAAGTGACCGATGCCGAAAAGACCGATGCCGGTTTTGCCGTTACAACGGCGGATGGAGGCCGGAGAGAGGGGAAGTATCTCATTTTGGCGACTGGTACAAATACCAAATTGGCCGAGGGGCTGAGTTTGGCTAAGGAGAACAAGGGTATTGTTGCCGATGGAGATGGCCGCACTTCGGTTGAGGGGCTTTTTGCAGTGGGTTGGAATACGCGTCTCATCCGCACGCAGGCGATTATTTCCGCAGGGCAAGGCGCCGCAACTGCGCTGGAAATTCTATCGCTCGAAGCCGGTGAAGATTTCCATGATTTTGATGTGGTTGAATGA
- a CDS encoding alpha-E domain-containing protein, giving the protein MLSRTAESIYWMSRYLERAENVARFIEVNCHLMLDLPVEAKGQWEPLVLTTGDQDLFYENYATDNQASVIDFLTFSPVNPNSIISCLQNARENARSIREIISTEMWEQINKFYLQVQNIDKPQAQDAPHTYFTDIIMASHLFTGIQRNTMSHNEAWQFAQLGRDLERADKTSRILDVKYFFLLPEVDDVGTPFDNIQWSALLKSASALEMYRKQYGPIEPHNVVDFLLLNREFPRAIRYCLSRANQSLHTISGTPEDSFQNTSEQVLGRLLAELDYTSIDEIITRGLHEYLDVFQSRLNQLDNAIFETFFTISPSTTTA; this is encoded by the coding sequence ATGTTAAGCCGCACAGCAGAATCCATTTACTGGATGAGTCGTTATCTTGAACGCGCCGAAAATGTCGCCCGCTTTATTGAGGTCAATTGTCACTTGATGCTCGACTTACCCGTTGAAGCCAAAGGACAGTGGGAACCGCTTGTGCTCACCACAGGCGACCAGGACCTGTTCTACGAAAACTACGCAACGGACAACCAGGCCAGCGTCATCGACTTCCTGACATTTAGTCCCGTAAATCCCAACTCCATTATCTCCTGCTTACAAAACGCCCGTGAAAATGCGCGTTCTATCCGAGAAATTATTTCAACGGAAATGTGGGAACAGATTAACAAATTCTACTTGCAGGTACAAAATATCGACAAACCCCAGGCACAGGATGCTCCCCATACCTACTTTACAGATATCATCATGGCCAGTCACCTGTTCACAGGCATTCAGCGCAACACCATGTCTCACAATGAAGCCTGGCAATTTGCTCAACTGGGTCGGGACTTAGAACGCGCCGATAAAACCTCGCGCATCCTCGATGTCAAATACTTCTTTTTATTGCCCGAAGTTGATGATGTGGGCACACCCTTTGACAATATCCAGTGGTCGGCACTGCTCAAATCTGCCAGTGCCCTCGAAATGTATCGCAAACAATATGGCCCTATCGAACCCCATAATGTGGTCGATTTCTTGCTCTTAAACCGCGAATTTCCCCGCGCTATTCGATACTGTCTTTCCAGGGCCAATCAATCCTTGCACACCATATCGGGTACGCCCGAAGACTCTTTCCAAAACACATCTGAACAAGTACTGGGTCGCCTGCTCGCCGAACTGGATTACACCAGTATAGATGAAATCATCACGCGGGGTCTGCACGAATACCTCGACGTATTTCAAAGTCGGCTCAACCAGCTTGACAACGCTATTTTCGAAACCTTCTTTACGATCTCACCTTCCACCACGACCGCCTGA
- a CDS encoding metallophosphoesterase, which yields MVPESIKHLKRPFSFAVVSDTHFVTRDFIGQAFDATRPLSTEGYVENVTYSLAPMMDALRHLKPDFIILTGDVAEPPLDPERHRENLKAALDFFATCDIPLIVARGNHDGVAAFDEVVGPRIAKFLGETPKAHYFSFEVDGCQFIVLDTPFWNPEQCQWLNAVLKENAYAPLFLLGHHPIWPIARAFFYNRDFQTDMVNLLSQHAIDAYFCGHSHNQSIVLHRTPHLPVLQCMGALVGLSDAPPLPLDHVQALLPPPDDLMAVWPGYIENTAPGWFMGYVSQGQARVEWHHINRGAEAMVHWFRPGDIQTFWSMDPAPPAQLIEANLQRIRQGMLRFCAWDSMGDARVFLNGNEIGLLPRADNFTPSRLSLPPNALACLQMENKVHIEPAEGSEMTLGNLVLEVVLPGGRYVRSQVFEEIYTWSNRWEGYEYEMLQKMKPGRSLTTVLSFR from the coding sequence GTGGTACCTGAGTCTATCAAACATCTCAAGCGGCCTTTTTCATTTGCGGTTGTGAGTGATACGCATTTTGTGACGCGGGATTTTATTGGGCAGGCGTTTGACGCGACAAGACCGCTCAGCACTGAGGGGTATGTGGAAAATGTGACCTATTCGCTTGCGCCAATGATGGATGCTCTGCGCCATCTCAAACCAGATTTTATAATTTTGACAGGCGATGTGGCCGAACCTCCGCTGGATCCAGAACGCCACCGTGAGAATCTCAAGGCTGCACTGGATTTTTTTGCAACTTGCGATATTCCCCTGATCGTCGCTCGCGGCAATCACGATGGTGTTGCGGCTTTTGATGAGGTTGTGGGACCGCGTATTGCAAAGTTTTTAGGTGAGACGCCCAAAGCGCATTATTTTTCGTTTGAGGTGGATGGTTGCCAGTTTATTGTCCTGGATACGCCGTTTTGGAATCCCGAGCAATGTCAGTGGCTCAATGCCGTGTTGAAAGAAAACGCTTATGCCCCGTTGTTTTTACTGGGGCATCATCCTATATGGCCGATAGCACGCGCTTTTTTTTATAATCGCGATTTTCAAACGGATATGGTCAATCTTCTGTCTCAGCACGCGATTGATGCCTATTTTTGTGGGCATTCACACAATCAAAGTATTGTGTTGCACCGCACGCCCCATTTGCCAGTGTTGCAGTGTATGGGTGCTCTGGTCGGATTGTCTGATGCACCGCCGCTTCCTCTCGACCACGTTCAAGCCCTTTTGCCCCCGCCAGATGATCTCATGGCTGTTTGGCCCGGATATATTGAAAATACAGCTCCGGGATGGTTTATGGGATATGTTTCACAGGGCCAGGCGCGCGTGGAATGGCATCATATTAACCGCGGAGCTGAAGCTATGGTGCACTGGTTTCGTCCTGGCGACATTCAGACTTTTTGGTCGATGGATCCCGCGCCTCCAGCCCAACTCATTGAAGCCAATTTGCAGCGTATTCGCCAGGGGATGCTCCGTTTTTGTGCCTGGGATAGTATGGGAGATGCGCGCGTATTTCTCAATGGGAATGAGATTGGTCTTTTGCCACGCGCAGATAATTTTACGCCCAGTCGCCTGTCTTTACCGCCCAACGCGCTTGCTTGTTTGCAAATGGAAAATAAGGTGCATATTGAACCTGCTGAGGGAAGTGAGATGACGCTTGGCAATCTGGTTCTCGAAGTGGTATTGCCCGGTGGCCGTTATGTGCGGTCTCAGGTTTTTGAAGAGATTTATACGTGGTCTAACCGGTGGGAGGGGTATGAATATGAGATGTTGCAAAAGATGAAACCGGGACGATCGTTAACAACAGTGTTGTCTTTCAGGTGA
- a CDS encoding circularly permuted type 2 ATP-grasp protein, which produces MNMLEGYALESGSYDEMWDQKDGVRAHWHPFFRAIERMGSKELAHRHEEARLLLRENGVTYNVHSDPDGLHHPWELDPIPLLLQANDWTHIARGISQRAELLNLVLKDIYGPQTLIREGLLPFELIYNHAGFLRPCKDVFLPAEHQLRVYAANLARGPDGQMWVLYDHAQAPSGLGYALENRTTMSRIMPTLFNDCNVRRLAHFFRTFQAGLSEIAPHNKENPRIVILTPGPFNATYFEHACLSAYLGYTLVQGDDLTVRDGRVWFKSIDGLHPVDIILRHINDDFCDPLELNEESQLGVAGLLDAVRNGHVAIANPLGSSMLENLGLMPFLPGIARHLLGEDLILPSIATWWCGQVREMNYVLDHLDSLILCPIDQQSAIPRVFGALLSHAEREAWRDRIRANPTHYAGQEHVSFATAPSLIKGHLESRYTTLTAFAVSHQNTYSVMPGGLTRSAPERDNFVVPAHTFVHSKDTWVIDGHPHRNFGA; this is translated from the coding sequence ATGAATATGCTCGAAGGGTACGCCCTTGAATCCGGTTCTTACGACGAAATGTGGGACCAAAAAGACGGGGTGCGCGCCCATTGGCATCCCTTTTTTCGCGCAATAGAACGCATGGGCAGCAAAGAACTGGCGCATCGCCACGAGGAAGCGCGATTGCTGCTCCGCGAAAACGGCGTTACGTACAACGTACACAGCGACCCCGATGGCTTGCACCACCCCTGGGAACTCGATCCCATACCTCTGCTGCTTCAGGCCAATGACTGGACCCATATTGCGCGAGGGATATCTCAACGCGCCGAATTACTAAACCTCGTACTCAAAGACATCTACGGTCCCCAAACACTCATCCGAGAGGGCCTGTTGCCTTTTGAACTCATCTATAATCACGCCGGTTTTTTGAGGCCCTGCAAAGATGTCTTTCTACCTGCCGAGCATCAGTTGCGCGTCTATGCCGCCAATCTCGCGCGAGGCCCCGATGGACAGATGTGGGTTTTGTACGACCACGCACAGGCACCTTCGGGCCTGGGATACGCGCTCGAAAACAGAACCACAATGTCGCGCATCATGCCTACCTTATTCAACGACTGCAATGTGCGGCGCCTAGCCCATTTTTTTCGCACCTTTCAGGCCGGCCTATCTGAAATTGCTCCTCACAATAAAGAAAATCCCCGGATCGTCATACTGACCCCGGGACCTTTTAACGCCACCTATTTCGAACATGCATGTCTCTCGGCTTATCTGGGCTATACCCTTGTGCAAGGCGATGACCTTACCGTACGCGATGGGCGCGTGTGGTTCAAATCCATCGATGGTCTGCATCCCGTCGATATTATTTTGCGCCACATCAATGACGATTTTTGCGACCCATTGGAACTCAACGAAGAATCACAACTCGGCGTTGCCGGGCTACTCGATGCTGTGCGAAATGGGCACGTAGCCATTGCCAATCCCCTGGGCAGTAGTATGCTCGAAAATTTGGGCTTGATGCCTTTTTTGCCCGGCATTGCACGACACTTGCTGGGCGAAGATCTCATCCTGCCCTCGATAGCCACCTGGTGGTGCGGGCAAGTGCGGGAAATGAACTATGTGCTCGACCATCTCGACAGTCTGATACTCTGCCCAATTGATCAGCAATCCGCTATTCCCCGCGTCTTCGGCGCCTTGCTCAGCCACGCCGAGCGCGAAGCCTGGCGCGATCGCATCAGGGCAAACCCCACCCATTACGCAGGCCAGGAACACGTCAGTTTTGCAACCGCACCTTCCCTGATCAAGGGCCATCTCGAATCTCGCTACACCACCCTCACTGCCTTTGCAGTCTCCCACCAAAATACATACTCGGTAATGCCCGGAGGCCTCACGCGCAGCGCACCCGAGCGCGACAATTTTGTCGTTCCTGCGCATACGTTTGTACACAGCAAAGACACCTGGGTAATTGACGGTCATCCACACCGGAACTTTGGCGCATGA